In Setaria italica strain Yugu1 chromosome I, Setaria_italica_v2.0, whole genome shotgun sequence, the genomic window CTTGCTATCCCAGTGGGCCATGGAacatgaagaagaaagggaaaacGCAGGGACCACGGTTTCACAAAATGGAAAAGCAGCCAGTGCCCGTACATGGGCACGTGGCACGTCTGAGCTGTCACACGAGACCGTATGCCACTTCGATGCCCATACTGCAGATCTTTGTACGTGCTCAAATCTGCTCTATGACAATAATCATGGCATGTATTGACAACTATGATGACAAAATCTGTCGGTACTAGCTAGTTTTCAGTTTAACCaactgctccctccgtcccaaattactgttcgttttgattttttctagatacataatttttgctacgtaATTAGATATGTATGTATCTAGGTctgtagcaaaaattatgtatctagaaaagtcaaaacgaatagtaatttgggacggagggagtagcaaatAATTTAGGAAATCACAGCACCAGTGAAATCTCAAACAAagaaggccgacaaaatttaaAACTGTTTATGTCCAGTTATTTCATTAAGGAGGCAGTCATATGAACCTCAATAATCTAAAGAAATGCCATATTTGTGGGCACAGCCGGGACATGATGCGTGATCATTATCCGAATCTAACCTAGCAGGCTGAGCAAGCAAAGCCGCCATCTCCCTACATCGACAGAAAGTCATGGGCCGAGGAACAACAAAACATGAGAATGGACGTGCGCGCGTCCCCGGGGAACGAGTGGCTGGGAGGCAGTCCCCGGGGAACGAGTGGCTGGGAGGCAAACACCGCCGCGATGTGGTCCTAATGCGCGCGATTCTCACCACACGCTGCGCTTTGTATATAAGACAGTGCACagtggggggaggaggagggttaGCAGCAGCAGATTGGGACGCTGGAGTGATCAGAGAAATGGGCCAGGGAAAGCTGGAGAGGGAGTGGGGGGGAGGGGAGAGCGCGCGCGCTTGGGTTAGGTGCAAACCCACGTGCCAGTTTGGCGGTTTGGATCGATTCTCTCGTGGTCATGGCTTATTAGATTAGGTGCTCTGGTATCTACGGTGTACTTGTCTGCGTCTCCTAGTAGTTTGTTTATTTCCGAGGCCAGTGAGTAAATTAAATGAATGAAGGCAGTGTTTTTTTTGGGTATTTTAGTTTATTTGTACGCACTAAATGATCTACCTAAAACATAATCCTTTATTTGGATAACATTTCTTTTCATCTGTGTTTTTTCTTAGAAAAAAATCAACTTAGTTTAAGGTGTGAACAAAAAGGCCGCACAATATGCTTGGACCACTCTTCTCCGTTACTAACTCAGCTGATGAGATAGGTGCTGAGAAGTTTCAAACTCAAATATTCAATTTATAGTACCATATCAAGATGCATATGGATGCTAGTGCCGAAATCTTAAGGTACAATGTTGTTACCCTGACACAACAAAGTCGATCTATTGCTGAAATAAAACTATAACTACATTAAAGACTATAGACACTACTATTgggatagaaaaaaaattcccctTCTCAATTTAATGAAATGGGTACAAACTCGTGCCTAGTCGTTCAAATAGTCGATCGAAAAGAGAAGCAACATTTTCAACTGTCCTAGCTCGTGGACTAGATTTTGaatacaaataaataaaaaactCTATGTTTCTTTTTATTCATGTATAATAGAGAGGTATCATAAACAGTCACCCCAGCAAACTGAGCATAGCTTAGCTGGTAAAGTtacttgtggtggaacctgctCATATGGGTTCAAGTCCTCGACTCAGCACGGGTACTCGCATTTTTCTGGATTCATTTCAGGATTTAACCGGcattattctttcagtggtaggcgacgtgcccgTCGACCACGAGGCGTGATGACTCCGTCAATCTCAAGGATTTGCCGGTGTGCGTGTTTGTGAGTGTCCGCGTCTGTACTGTACTAGatgattcgaaaaaaaaataaacaatcaCCCCTCGTACATGTCATAAGTTGAGCGTATCTAAATTAGGTTGGTTATGTTTCTCGTGTCCAAACTTGAAATCACACCTCTCATGCATGTACAAGTACTTGAACTTTGTTACGCGTCAGATGCACGAATATCGCATCAAAATCCCACTATTATATTATGGGGCACACTATAACTATCCCACACGCAACCTCCCCGTCTTCTTGCATGCAAAAGTTCCAAAAGTCCAAGCTAACTTATATCACTTCTTTTTTGCATGTAGAAACTACACTCGAAATAGACGCCCGAACAACAACTATTTCAACAGTCCTAGCTCATGTGGATTAGACTTCGGACTATAACCAAACTCTATCcatcctttttttccctttgacTTTTAGCTCATGCATGGCATCCTAAACAACCATTGTTTTGCTTTTGAAAAGATACATCTTCAAGTACGTTTAATTTCATTTTTGTCATGCGGTTTCGATGCATAAACATAGCACATCCAAAATCTCCGCTACATGGTATATTCCTGGGAGGAGCTAGACTACACACATATAtggtttcgcaaaaaaaaaaagactatacATATATAGGTAAAGGTAGAGCACACGTAACCCATCATTTTTTGCTGTAAAGTTCTAAAATGTCCACAGCTAGCTACAGTATACCGAAACAGCTAGCCGGCGCTGCAACTTCTTCTTCTCGCTCTGGAGCCGGATGGATGAGTCGCGAAGTGGATCGCTGGAATCGTCTTGTTCCCGCACAGATTAAAATCATAATAAGCCCTCCCGATCGACGGCGACAGAGCGAAACAGATCGATGCTCAATGTGTCAAGCGCGCcgggtctctctctctctcacgaCAGGACAGCAACGACGACAAAGAGCAGCAAGAAGGCAACACATGTGGTAAACCCTTCCTAGTACCGGCGCTAGCTAGCAAATGCATGCGATGGGGAGCTATGCTGACTCGTAAATCTTATCTCCTTTGGTCGATGGACGACGTTGCCAGCACATAATAATGCTCTCCCGATGCAAAGATATATACGATTCCAATTAACCGGGCCAAGTTGTCGGTAAAAGCAAGCAACCCGAATCGTACGAGCGTTTGACCGCCTGCTCGCTACTTGGAGGAGCTGATCGATCAGTGCTAGCTAGTGGCCGATCCCCAAGCGGCCGTTCTTTTAGCAGCAGCCGGTGGTGCGGTAGCGTACCGCACGGTCGCCCTCGTTCCCGGCAGGATTTTTCTCACCGGCGCAAGTGCGTGCGACCTGCTATGTGCAggtgcaaaaaataaaaaataaaaaacggAGCAGTAATTAAATGATGATACTATGCTGATAGTAACATCTActtcctccgtctcaaattatagGACGTTTTGTTTTTCCTAGACACAgagtatatctaagtgtatctatgaattaaaaaagataaaatggtttataatttggaacgaaggaagTAGCCAAGTACTGCAACCTATGTTTGGCTCCATGTGCGAGCCACGAAGATCGACGAAAACCAATTGAGCAAGCTCAACTGCGTCGTGGGTCGTTAGATGTAAACAGGTGGGTCGAAGCTAGCTGGATGAACGGAATACCTTATAGTCCCACTGATGTACATGTGGGTTTAAAAATGCTTGTAGATATTGATCAACGTACCAACATGGCATTTATAGCATAAGTGAGGCACTAGCTAGATGCTTAAAATAACCTACTAGGCGATTCCGGCTGCGGCCGTTGGTTTGCAGCCCAGCTGAACGGCTGCACGCACAAGTAGCAGAGCTGCTGCTAGGTAAAGCATCCTCTTTTCCGTTGAACCATCCCCAGGCGCAAGTCATGCAGGCGGCAGGGGCCAGAGAGCTCCTGTAGCGGCTACTGGCTGCGTGCAGCGGCTGCAGCCATTTGTTGCCAAGCAGGCCCTTGTCCTCGGCAACTACCTCCATGCAGGGCCGGGGTTCGACTCTCGACATTATTAACCGCGCGTACCGACCCTAGCTGTTGAAAAAAAGGAATCCAGTAGAAACGTgtaaatttaaaatttgaatttgaaatcaTAGGGTCACGAtcaatttcttatttttctcaacCAAACTGAAACATTTATGTAAGCTAACGGATTCTAGTTGCAGCCATTGTTACACATAGATGATGCATCATCCATTTCTATTTCAACGGGCATGGACTATATACCTATGTATTTATACAAGTATGCAAGTTTGTATGGCGTATATAATAGTCCTTTTGGACTACTAATGTGTTGGGATTTCCTTTTCGTCATTTGTGCTACCTACGTGTTGACTTTCTTTGCAATCCTGCAATCAGCGAGTAAATTTTGCCCACTCACCACACACTAATTGAACCAAAATTTGGAGGATGAATTTAATAGAATTTCCACCACTAATCAACCAAAGTTACAGATGCGGCCCTTGGATATGTATCCATACCTTTTCACTTTTCAAATCCTTGCCTCCATATGTGTATTGTGTACAACTGTTACTAGAATTTAACTTGGGTgattagtttttctttttaacaaacagCCACGGGAGCTGTGTActataaggaaaaaaaagagttaAATCCAGACTCACAGTACACGGACAACGGAATTAAGCACCAAAATGGCTACATTATTATCATAACAATTTTTGAAGAGTTTAGCTAGTAGCCTAGTACTATAACCTTACAGTGCGGTGCGACTGGTGAAGTTTACACCATCAACTCTTTCCCACTCCGAACTAATGAGGCGCACCTAGTCACCTTCCGccaaaatgaaaataaaaaaaccatTACGGCTATGACTATGAATAATAAAAATCGTGTAGCATGTCCTCTGCTGCCTATGGCAAAATGGGTGACCGGAGGATTATTAAATTATTAATAAACATGCCTTTGGTGAAACGGGCTAATCAGTAGGCGCTAGTAGAAGAAAAGTTCTGGGCGCCAACAAGGCCCCACGTGCCAGTGGCCAGGTAAGAATTCCACGGGAATCTAGCAACCCTGGTTTCTTTTCTCACACAAAAGGAGGGAAACAAAAATGGGGAGGGAATATTATTATAGGAGATGGGAGAGGCCAAGCGCAGGGGAGCGCGAGGAGATAAATGGTCTAGAGGAAAAGGCGAGAACAAATCCAAACCAACCAATCCCAATATCCACAGGCCACCCTCTCCATTGGACCACACCTCGCCTCTCCCCCAACCAAGACTCACGAGCCCCGGCCAATCTCTCTGCAACATCGGCGCCATCATCGATTctcagaaggaaaaaaaatactctgGTTTTTTTTTAATCTGAGAAAAGAGGAGGAGATTGGTCAGATTACTCAATCTTCACTGCAACTGGAGGCTCTCTGAAGAAAAGAGGCCAATCCAGTCCAGCTTTTCCACAGTTCCTGGAAATCCTCACTCACCGCGAGAAGCTCATCATAGCGGAGGGCCAGGAGCTTGTTCTTGGCTGCTCCACAGGTTCTTGAGCTGCTGCCGATCTTCTTGGCCGGGAGCCAGTAACTGATTACTATCTTGGGGGATTCTTGGCGAGCCGTGCCGGATTGGGCGCCATGTCAGCGTCGCAGTCGTCGATGAGCGGCGCCGGGGAGGCGGGGGTGCGGACGTTGGTGTGGTTCAGGCGGGACCTGCGGGTGGAGGACAAcccggcgctggcggcggccgcgcggaaGGCCGGGGAGGTGGTGCCTGCCTACGTGtgggcgccggaggaggacggggcCTACTACCCCGGCAGGGTGTCCCGGTGGTGGCTCAGCCAGAGCCTCAAGCACCTGGACGCCTCGCTCCGCCGGCTCGGGGCCAGCCGCCTCGTCACCCGTCGCTCCGACGACGCAGTCGTCGCTCTGCTCGACCTCGTCCGCAGCACCGGCGCCACGCACCTCTTCTTCAACCACCTCTACGGTTCGACCCCTCCCTCTCACTCTGGAGTCTGGATGTTGTTGCTACGTCTTGCTGCCTGTTGCTGCTGTTCTTGCAACAAGAGAATATGCGAATTTCACCTTGAGTTCGTGTCATAGTTGATTTTTATCTGGGTTTTCTAGCCTTGCTCTGTTCTGGTTGAAGCCATGAGAGAGATCCAGCCCTTCATGATCCAAATAGTAAAACCGAGGGGggtttgttttttccttttaagAGGATCTTTCCATGAACAGTATGGCCTTGTGTCTGCCATTAATGGATATTTCATACCTTAATTCCCTTACTCCACACGCCAACCAACTCCAAGCTTAGCATCCTGCCTTACAAACTTTGCCATCAAAAACACTGGCTGAACACCTGGTCGCCGTCCCCTTCTTTAATTCCAAAAAGTCCTTGCACCCAGCCACTGGTACTCACCAACCTGCTTCTTTTCTTCGTTGAGTTTTTCTCCCAAGAACCGTCATCAAAAGTTTTTAGCACCTTATCATCTGGGCCGGCTGACACGAATGGCCTGCCCTTGCTCACCGATCGTTGTCTCGTGCCTGCCGTGCAGACCCACTGTCGCTGGTCCGGGACCACCGCGTGAAGGAGCTGCTTACGGCCGAGGGCATCACCGTGCAGTCCTTCAACTCCGACCTTCTGTACGAGCCGTGGGAGgtcctcgacgacgacggctgccCCTTTACCATGTTCGCACCCTTTTGGAACAGGTGCCTGTGCATGCCCGACCCTGCAGCGCCACTGCTGCCGCCCAAGAGGATCAATTCAGGTATTGAAATGCTTCACCTGCAGAGTTCTAATGGTGATAATGTAATGGTTCTTGGAGATCAATCACTGATGTGAAAAAATGCTGTCTGTGTTGAGCTCTACAGGTGACTTGTCGAGGTGCCCATCCGACGAGCTGATATTTGAAGACGAGTCCGAAAGGGGAAGCAATGCGCTGCTGGCACGGGCATGGTCACCGGGGTGGCAGAATGCTGACAAGGCGCTTACTGCCTTCCTCAATGGCCCATTGATCGACTACTCTATGAATCACAAGAAGGCTGACAGCGCGAGCACATCCCTGCTGTCCCCATACCTGCACTTCGGTGAGCTCAGCGTCCGCAAGGTCTTCCATCAGGTCCGGATGAAGCAGCTGATGTGGAGCAACGAAGGCAACCACGCTGGCGAGGAGAGCTGCACTCTGTTCCTCCGCTCCATCGGCCTGCGGGAGTACTCAAGGTACCTCACCTTCAATCACCCCTGCAGCCATGAGAAGCCGCTCCTGTCGCACCTCAGGTTCTTCCCTTGGGTCGTCAACGAGGTATACTTCAAGGTTTGGAGGCAGGGGAGAACTGGCTACCCTCTTGTCGACGCTGGCATGAGGGAGCTCTGGGCAACTGGGTGGCTGCACGATCGCATACGTGTGGTGGTCTCGAGTTTTTTTGTCAAGGTGCTCCAGTTGCCATGGCGCTGGGGGATGAAGTATTTCTGGGACACCTTGCTGGATGCTGACCTCGAGAGTGACGCGCTAGGTTGGCAGTACATTTCCGGGTCCCTCCCTGATGGCCGCGAGCTTGACCGCATCGACAACCCTCAGGTACTTGAGCTCTTTCATTTGATGAGATCTTTTGATGGGTAAAGCAGCATGATGATGAATTGTATAAGCTGAATTTTGCAATGCTTTCAGTTTGAAGGGTACAAGTTTGACCCACATGGGGAGTATGTCCGGCGATGGCTACCAGAGCTGGCGAGGTTGCCAACGGAATGGATACACCACCCCTGGGATGCACCTGAGTCTGTGCTTCAAGCTGCGGGAGTTGAGCTAGGCTCCAACTATCCTCGCCCCATTGTTGAGTTAGATGCAGCCAATTCCAGGTTACAGGATGCCCTGTCAGAAATGTGGGAGCTTGAGGCGGCCTCTCGGGCTGCGATGGAAAATGGAATGGAAGAAGGCCTTGGCGACTCCTCGGATGTGCCACCAATCGCCTTCCCTCAAGAATTACAGATGGAAGTGGACCGACAACCGGTCCGACATGCTACCCAGACACCGATGATGGCTGGTCGGAGACGAGAAGATCAGATGGTGCCTAGCATGACTTCTTCATTCATTAGAGCTGAAACAGAACTCACTGCGGATTTTGGCAACATCAGTGAGGACAGTAGGCCGGAGGTGCCATCAAACATGCATTTGCAGCCTCGGACGGAGAGGGAAGAAACGGTTGACGGTGGCACTGCCAATGCTGTCAGGATGAATGGCAATCATCAGCAGCATAACTTTCAGAACAACACACACCGGGTGCTAGGTGTTGCTCCATCGGTTTCAGAGGCATCGAGCAGCTGGACGGGCAGAGAAGGTGGAGTGGTACCGGTCTGGTCACCACCGGCAGCTTCAGGACATTCTGATCCTTATGCTGCTGATGAGGCTGACATTTCCAGTAGGAATTATTTGGACAGGCACCCGCAATCACATACGATGATGAACTGGAGTCAACTCTCTCAGTCATTGTGAGTTCAGATGCACGGTAACTTATTTTCACAGAAAACTGCATTCTGTCCTATATTGAAAATTGCAGCTTACAGCTTCAGAGTAGTTGTGTGAAGTGTAAACTCATTGTTAAACTGATAATTAACTAGAATTTGGTGTGTAGTAGCTGAGTAGAACATTCCAAATGCCTACTAAcgatctgtttttttttcctctatgAATCTCGAAATGCAGGACAACAGGGTGGGAAGTGGATAATTGACGCCGTGTGTCCGCCTGTCCAGATTTAATTGGTTAGGAGTTCTGAAGAGAGAATTACATATGTAAATTATCACATTTTGTGCATCTCTAGTCTTGGTGTGCATGCAAGTCATCAGTCATGCAGCTTCCTGGATGCAATAATGGTTATGTGAAGCTAGTACTATAGAACTTTGTGGTATAGGTTGCTAGTTGTCCACAAGATCTGTATTATTCATCAGATAAGAGTTATTCTAGCATCAGGTTCATTTTCTATCTGGTTATTGTAGTCATCACAGAGGCATGTTCTCAGTTTGGTAGATGTAGATTTTACCTGCTATTGTGAAGGGAACACCCTGAGGTAAAATGTGATGGTGTCACACCGACCATATCTGCTTCTTCTTTGCCTCAATAAAGAAGTTGGCTGAAACCTTTCACCATGTACACTGGGGAAACAATCAGGTGATCTGAAAGACAGACAGGTGACAATTTAGGATGGCAGCCAATGAGATTTATAAGAAGTATAACAAAAGTAATCTAACCAGCCTTGCGCATCCGATGAGAAGCTGAAAACAGCAAGATACTACCTCAAGATACTACCtctgtatcaaaatatttgtcgctATTGATTTTTTCTCGTGACATTTGACCATTCGTTCTATTCAGAAAAATATGCAAGTATTATTAGTTTTGTTTGCCACTTACTTTACCATCAAAGGTATTATAAGCTTGACTTATCTTTTCAtatatttacaataaatttttgaataagacgaatggtcaaacGTCATGAGGAAAAGTCAACAGCGACAAATATTTTAATACAGAGGGAGTATGTTACTGGAGATAACACGGATAGTTAATAAATCAGATCGCAACCACCCTACCATTAGCTGGGACCACTGCACTTCTTGCACATGTCAATTTGCCCTGGCACAGTGGGAACCATAGCATGGGCATGACAATTGACAAGCAAACAATCTGGATTGGATTAGGCAGGGGACATGAAACCCCATAATGAAATAATTGATTTTTTAAAACTTGTTTGCTAGAATCAACACAAATACAGAAGATACACTTCTTCAAGTTCAAATAATCTAAATGACAATATGTGAAGATAGGCTGGGTTCCTCGTGCTGTGAAAATATAGATAGCTGTATATGTAAACACTTCATTAATATAAAACCACCCTTGAGAAGCAAGTTACATGCAAGCTAAATATCAACTGTCTGCTGAAATTGATTCCAGGCTAGCGCCCTACTAGTTTAATTCTATACAAATCAGTAGATAAATGATACATAGCTCCATGAATAGACAACTCTTCAAGAGTCACAGTTGACCCACTTGACAGTGCAAATTCCATACACTTGTGGATGAAAATGAGGTTAGCGTTGCGTCCCGCTGATGGAAACTTTCCCTTCTCGACAAGTATGCTTATCAATCTTTCTTCTTCCTATCAGCATATGGATACTTCTGGTAAATGAATATGCTTGTCATGACAAGTGGTAGTGCCATCAGGCAGTAGTGTGATGGCGGCTTCCCATCAAATATAAATTGTAGCAGTGCAGTTACAAGGAGGGCTGATACTATAACAAAACCCTGAAAAGTAAACAGGTCAGTCAAGTTCCCAGATGTAAGTGAAAGCAATGGTTGTGTTCCATTTAGTGTCAGTTTAGGCAGTTACCTTTCTAACACCACCCGCGTAAGTTGTGACAAGACCAACAAGAATTCCACCCACAGCATTCATTAAGACCGGTACCTGAGGTACAGAATGATGTTTAGGGTCCCAAATATCAATGAAGATCTATTGCAGCTTTGCTTCCATCTGTGTGGGGTATGTTACAGATGTACTTTTCAGTCAATTCAAGATTTAAATCAGTGCCTTCAAAAGATTGCCACTAAATGGAACCATAAAGAGAAACAAGCTTATTTTGATAATTTGGCCCTTGAAAGAAACGGTAAACTTGCATTAAAAATAGCGAAGCAACATCTTAGGTTGATCCAGGAAGATCAATATTTACCTATTTGGCTATTTCAGACAAATCTAACAACGGATGCAAACATCAAGATTGAAAAGAACTTTGTTAATAATTATTAAGGTTAAAATGGCAGGGGTGCACTGACAGGTGTCTCATCCACGAACCATCCGTTGAAAATTCGAATGTTTAGATTAGCTGCTACCCTAGTATGTTGCTGTGTTACCTTAACAACTCATTGATGTTCTAGATTAACAAAAAATATAGTATTTTCCAGATTCAATTGCTGTATACAACTGCTAATTATTCTTAAAGGCCAATTTCCAGCCCAAGTACTGTACTATGGCACCATTATGACACAAAGCAGAAGATCAGAATCCCTCGTAGGTCCAAATTGGTATTTTTTCAGTATTCCAGTCATATTGATAATAGCTTGTTTCCAAAAAGGCAAAACAACTTTGCAGTGGTTGAGCTTAGTACTGATTAGAAGGCATGATGCACATGATGCAGGCAAGGCTGTACTGATTACTGAATCCAAGTGATTTGACAGCTGCATCACATTATGGCATCCAATGTGATATTACATTTTAGCCATCCCAGTTGATTTATTCTCTGAAACTAGATTTTACAGCTACAACTTCATGATTTTTGAGGGCACACAACTTGGTTATGACCAGGGCTTTACCCAACAGTGAGAGGAGAAAAAAGGGAATAGCAGAGAGTACTCACCGTGGTCCACAAAGTCCATTCGTGGAAAAAACCATATTTCCTGATGGCTTCTCCATCTGGTGATCGATAGGTGCTTGCTAACAAGCACAGGCTTCCAATAAAGGACATCTCTATAGTCATCATATAAGACGTATGCTTTTTAACCTGCACTATTATGGAATATGTTAGCAGTGACCTAAGTTGTATCCTGGAAAATAAACATGGTAAGTAAGTTCAACCTGGGATGCCCACTGACACAGTGAAGAGGCCAACCCAGACAGCATTGATGCGACTGTAACAGGAATGATCCCGTAGAGCAAGACATAATCAGAGCTACCACCCTTTGAACCTTTGCTGCTACTCTCCCCGACACTTAGAAGAACAGCAGCACTAATTAAGAGGGTTAATGCTAAAATTTGCTTGGATGATTGCTTTTGCCTGCAAGATTTGCAAAACATAATCAAACTAATGATTGACAGCTTTACTTCAGAAAATTGTCCAGTCAGAGTTAACCACTTGATATGGCCAATGAAGCACAAAAATGCACAAGGTAGCAGTTCTAAATGAACACAAAAGAAGGTCCAAGTTTCATGTAGTAAGCACTGTAAATCCCAGCTCTAATTCCCAAGACAACCTACCCAGGAAATAGACCATCAAATTGACTGGTCCCCGATGTGCTAGTTCTATCTCAAGTGGAATTCAGGACGAAGCTCCATGCTAGGATTTTGTTCTCCATATCCACTAACCATGACTAGTTCTCCAAATCCTTGAGGTAACTTACAGGTAAAGAAAGTGGGTACATGAACTGAGGTGTTATTGACTTATTTCCCTTCATTTTCTGATGGTTCAGTTGAGCTAGGAAAGAATGTTTTGGCTGGTAAAATCATTAGTTTCGTGACTTCTTCAAAATATACGTAGTGGTCATGTGGGCTTCCGGATCATCAACCAATGTTCCAGTTCAACTCTAAAGCGACCAACAAGTTTTAGGTGTCTGTCTTTCCATGTTTTGGTCTCAACACAACATTCAAAGGATCAAATGTTCCCAAGTATTCAACAAATTAAGTAAGTTCAAAGTATAATTCTTGCACACATATTTGGGTACTTATTTTTTCATGAGATCTTCATTCTGAATATTTTCAAGATACTAAAATGCAAATAGGAGGTGTTAACAGGGCATACCCCAAAATAAGATATGTGAAAAATGCCGTCCATAAAAGCTTGGTCTGGTTAAGAATTGAGAAGGTCAAGGAATCCAAATTCTTGTATGATATTTGCAACAGACTATTCTGCAATGCATATATGGCAGCAGGCAGTCCAGACGCGGTCAATGATCCAGTGAGACTCCAGTTACTGAACTGTTTTTTCAGACCACCCTCTGCAATCAATAAAATGATTGCACAAATAACCTATACAGATGCAAAGAAAATCAGAAGCACCCAGGTGAAGAACATGTCATATTTTCATATTGAGCACAACAAAATCTAGTACCAGACCTTTGCTCCTTCAGTGGCAAGAACTAGTGAGGTCACTATAGTATCTTGGCTGCAGCAATGGAGAAGGGGTTTAGCACAGTCAAATAGTACTTGTTCTAAATTTATTTCATGACAGAAATAACTGAGGAAAGAATGCAAGCTCATAAATAACAGAAAACCTTACACCTCAAAAATTGTGAATGTGCGTTGCTGAACAATTGGCTTTTAACTCATACATTTTTCATGGGACAGTTAAGTTATTATCAAAGAATCGGTGTTGTGTCCATCCATTTCATCTACACATGGTTACATAAACCAACCTATCTGTGTGTACTGCTTAATCTGGAACAAGCAAATTTATTAGATATCTAATTTATTAACAAACACTGAGTCCCACTGGGGCATCATAACAGCCTAACCAGAATAAGCAGCATTCTAATCTGACCAAATGGATCGCCAATTTCCCCAGAACAGCTAAAAGGCCACGGCATATGTTCCTACGCCTCTACAATGTGGATGTTCACCAACTTGTCTCAGTTCCCACAAACGCTCCCCCGGGATCATGAAATGGTGACCAAGGTGAATTCGCTTGTAGTGCACTAGTGCTACTCCAAAATTGTACATGTCTCACTGTAAGGAAATCGAACCTTAAAACTGCCACCACAAGATGAGAGATTGCAGTATTTGCCACTAAATTCGCGTGCCTTTCGTTCCAAATCGAGTCGCCCTAGCCGGCGCAGCAAGGGACGGGTAAGGGGGTGGTGGGTAGGCGCTTGCTTACCGGACGAAGCGCTTGGATATGAGGGGCTGGGCGCCGTACTGCAGGGTGAGGAGCGTGAGGTAGAGCGCCACCTTGCGCCGgctcggcaccgccgccgccgccggggtggacGACGAGCCCATCCGGTCTCCGCCGCGCTCGCTCACTTCCGATCAAGGCACCAAAATGCGCCCGACCGCCGGCGATCCGCCCCTGCTCTGTCCTTTCCTTACCGAGCCCGGGTTTACTCGTCTCTCCCTTGGTTTTGATTTTGATTCGATGCGGAAGCAGGGAGC contains:
- the LOC101758288 gene encoding cryptochrome-1 isoform X2, translated to MSASQSSMSGAGEAGVRTLVWFRRDLRVEDNPALAAAARKAGEVVPAYVWAPEEDGAYYPGRVSRWWLSQSLKHLDASLRRLGASRLVTRRSDDAVVALLDLVRSTGATHLFFNHLYDPLSLVRDHRVKELLTAEGITVQSFNSDLLYEPWEVLDDDGCPFTMFAPFWNRCLCMPDPAAPLLPPKRINSGDLSRCPSDELIFEDESERGSNALLARAWSPGWQNADKALTAFLNGPLIDYSMNHKKADSASTSLLSPYLHFGELSVRKVFHQVRMKQLMWSNEGNHAGEESCTLFLRSIGLREYSRYLTFNHPCSHEKPLLSHLRFFPWVVNEVYFKVWRQGRTGYPLVDAGMRELWATGWLHDRIRVVVSSFFVKVLQLPWRWGMKYFWDTLLDADLESDALGWQYISGSLPDGRELDRIDNPQFEGYKFDPHGEYVRRWLPELARLPTEWIHHPWDAPESVLQAAGVELGSNYPRPIVELDAANSRLQDALSEMWELEAASRAAMENGMEEGLGDSSDVPPIAFPQELQMEVDRQPVRHATQTPMMAGRRREDQMVPSMTSSFIRAETELTADFGNISEDSRPEVPSNMHLQPRTEREETVDGGTANAVRMNGNHQQHNFQNNTHRVLGVAPSVSEASSSWTGREGGVVPVWSPPAASGHSDPYAADEADISSRNYLDRHPQSHTMMNWSQLSQSL
- the LOC101758288 gene encoding cryptochrome-1 isoform X1, whose protein sequence is MSASQSSMSGAGEAGVRTLVWFRRDLRVEDNPALAAAARKAGEVVPAYVWAPEEDGAYYPGRVSRWWLSQSLKHLDASLRRLGASRLVTRRSDDAVVALLDLVRSTGATHLFFNHLYDPLSLVRDHRVKELLTAEGITVQSFNSDLLYEPWEVLDDDGCPFTMFAPFWNRCLCMPDPAAPLLPPKRINSGDLSRCPSDELIFEDESERGSNALLARAWSPGWQNADKALTAFLNGPLIDYSMNHKKADSASTSLLSPYLHFGELSVRKVFHQVRMKQLMWSNEGNHAGEESCTLFLRSIGLREYSRYLTFNHPCSHEKPLLSHLRFFPWVVNEVYFKVWRQGRTGYPLVDAGMRELWATGWLHDRIRVVVSSFFVKVLQLPWRWGMKYFWDTLLDADLESDALGWQYISGSLPDGRELDRIDNPQFEGYKFDPHGEYVRRWLPELARLPTEWIHHPWDAPESVLQAAGVELGSNYPRPIVELDAANSRLQDALSEMWELEAASRAAMENGMEEGLGDSSDVPPIAFPQELQMEVDRQPVRHATQTPMMAGRRREDQMVPSMTSSFIRAETELTADFGNISEDSRPEVPSNMHLQPRTEREETVDGGTANAVRMNGNHQQHNFQNNTHRVLGVAPSVSEASSSWTGREGGVVPVWSPPAASGHSDPYAADEADISSRNYLDRHPQSHTMMNWSQLSQSLTTGWEVDN
- the LOC101758968 gene encoding CMP-sialic acid transporter 5; this translates as MGSSSTPAAAAVPSRRKVALYLTLLTLQYGAQPLISKRFVRQDTIVTSLVLATEGAKVICAIILLIAEGGLKKQFSNWSLTGSLTASGLPAAIYALQNSLLQISYKNLDSLTFSILNQTKLLWTAFFTYLILGQKQSSKQILALTLLISAAVLLSVGESSSKGSKGGSSDYVLLYGIIPVTVASMLSGLASSLCQWASQVKKHTSYMMTIEMSFIGSLCLLASTYRSPDGEAIRKYGFFHEWTLWTTVPVLMNAVGGILVGLVTTYAGGVRKGFVIVSALLVTALLQFIFDGKPPSHYCLMALPLVMTSIFIYQKYPYADRKKKD